GCTGCCGCCCCCGCCCGACCGGGGCGGCCCCCCGTGCGGGCGTGACCCCGGAGGGACGCCGACCGCCTGGGCCCGGGGGGCGTCGCCCGCCTGGGGGACGCGGACGCGCGCCGGGCGACCGGGACGGGCTCCGCGCAACCAGACGCGCGCGGGGCGACCGGGACGGGCTCCGCGTAACCAGGACGCGCGCGGGGCGACCGGGACGCGCTCCGCGGAACCCCGTCGCGCGCGACTGGGAGGCCCCGGGACCCGACGGTGTCCTGAGGGGCCGGACGGGGGGCGGGGGGCGGCGGGCCTCGCCACCGGCCGGGTGCGGCCGCGGAGCGCATCGCCTTGCGGGGCGCGAAGGGATCGCTCCCCCACGTGACAAGGGGCCCCCGTGCACCAGGGTGCGCGAGGCCATCTTCACCGCCACGGGGACGCCGAGGTCGCCCTCACGCCACGCCGGGCCCTCGGGGCTCGTGAGGATCCGGACGTGCACCCCCGGCCCTGCCGCAGGGCATGGATCCGGTGGACCGATGGCGAACTTAACGGCGGTGGTTCCATGTGGTGGGGACCGCCAACACCGCTACCGGGGGTGAAGGGCGTGCGCGTGGCGCTGATCGCCCACGACAAGAAGAAGCCGGAGCTGCTGGAGTTCGTCCGCCGCTATCGGGACGTCCTGGCCCAGCACGAGCTGGTGGCCACAGGAACCACGGGGCGCATGGTCGCGGAGGCCACGGGCCTGCCGGTCCACTGCTTCCTGTCGGGGCCCCTGGGCGGCGACCAGCAGATCGGGAGCGAGATCGCCGCCGGCCGCATCGACGTGGTCTTCTTCCTGCGCGACCCCCTGACGGCCCATCCCCACGAGCCCGACGTCTCCGCGCTGCTCCGCCTCTGCGACGTCCACAACCTGCCCATCGCGACGAACCTGGGCACGGCCGAGGCGGTCATGGCTCACCTCGCGCGGATGAGCGCGGCCCGTGCGGACGAACAACGGCAAGGAGGCGGGGACCGAAGCCCCCGCCTCGGGGTGTCCTGAGTCGAGTCCCGGCGTCGAGACCAGGCCGGCACCGGACCACCGGGTCCAGGCCCGGGCATCGCGACGCCGGCGCTCGCGGTTCAGGCTCCCGTCACCGGGTCTGCTGGCCGGGGATCTGCTGGCTTACCGGCGGCAGGGTGCCCTGCTGCGCCAGCTGCTGCTCGGCCAGCGCGATCATCCGCCGCACCATGTGACCGCCCACGGCGCCCGTCAGACGGGTGGGCATGTCACCCCAGTAGCCGTCCTGGGGAACCTGAATGCCGAGCTCCTGCGCTACCTCATACTTGAAGCGGTCCAGCGCCGGCTCCGCACCGCGGAACAGGGCGCGGTTCCGCTGCTGACCCTGGGCCATCGTCGCACCTCCTTCGCGGCTTCCTAGAGGGCCGTCGTTGCCCGAGGCAGTCATAGCATGAGGACGCCCCACCGCCTTCATGCTGCCAAGCTCAGGGTCCTGCGCCGGCATCCGGTCCCCCCGCCCACGCCGTGACGGGCCCCACCGCGCGCAGCGACGAGGACGACCCGGCGACGCCGCCGGCGCGCGACGGCCGCCCTGGGACATGCAGGCATGCAGGCGGGCGTGCAGGCGATGCGCGAGGCCGCGGGCGCGGAGAAGGTTCGCGGAAGGTTCGCGATGGTTGGAACGGTCTGGAAAACCTGCAGGAATCGTTGCGCTGCCCTGCAAAGTTGCATGGGCGGTTGCCAAGGGGCTATAGTACAATACCTTTGCGACGAAGCGCGAAGGGCGGCTTCCGCCGAATCCCGCTAAGGAGGCAGCGTCCGTGAGCAATGAGCTCACCTGGGTGGTAGGCGGCCAGCAGGGCGAGGGCATCGACACGACGGGCGAGATCCTGGCGTCGGCGCTGAACCGCCTTGGCTATCATATCTTCGGTTATCGGACCTTCGGGTCCCGGATCAAAGGCGGTCACACCAACTATCGCGTTCGCATCGCGCAGCGGCCGGTCTACGGCATCGCCCCCCAGATCGACGTCCTCGTCGCCTTCGACCAGGAT
The sequence above is drawn from the Thermaerobacter sp. FW80 genome and encodes:
- a CDS encoding alpha/beta-type small acid-soluble spore protein, which translates into the protein MAQGQQRNRALFRGAEPALDRFKYEVAQELGIQVPQDGYWGDMPTRLTGAVGGHMVRRMIALAEQQLAQQGTLPPVSQQIPGQQTR
- a CDS encoding methylglyoxal synthase encodes the protein MRVALIAHDKKKPELLEFVRRYRDVLAQHELVATGTTGRMVAEATGLPVHCFLSGPLGGDQQIGSEIAAGRIDVVFFLRDPLTAHPHEPDVSALLRLCDVHNLPIATNLGTAEAVMAHLARMSAARADEQRQGGGDRSPRLGVS